The Mesorhizobium sp. B1-1-8 genome contains a region encoding:
- a CDS encoding DUF1501 domain-containing protein, producing MSLLCETPNLSRRAVLMTGGALFAWAYLPRFARAADNRDPRLIVIVLRGALDGLSTVGPVGDPDYAGLHGDIALSLSGSNPALPLDGFFAVNPAMPVFARLFKTGQAAVVHAAATGYRDRSHFDGQDVLESGLPGPGNATTGWLNRALASLPTGDRIAKAGGLAVGPSTPLVIRGAAPVLGWAPQALPAPGDALAARVLDLYNHRDPVLAAALQKGLDADRMAASDQLDGETMKPKGGLDNAAGMRQSAQGAAKLMAADDGPRIAALAFDGWDTHVNEGGATGRLANLLGGLDGAFEEFQQGLGERWQDTAIVAITEFGRTARINGTVGTDHGTGTVVLLAGGAIKGGRVIADWPGLKPAQLYEQRDLAPTSDVRAVLKGLLADQFGLSAAVLGDKVFPDSALVSPMRGLVV from the coding sequence ATGAGCCTTTTGTGCGAAACTCCCAACCTGTCCCGCCGCGCCGTGCTGATGACCGGCGGCGCGCTGTTTGCATGGGCCTATCTGCCGCGCTTCGCCCGTGCGGCCGACAATCGCGATCCGCGCCTGATCGTCATCGTGCTGCGCGGCGCGCTCGACGGCCTGTCGACCGTCGGGCCGGTCGGCGACCCCGATTATGCCGGCTTGCATGGCGACATCGCACTGTCGCTTTCGGGTTCAAACCCGGCGCTGCCGCTTGACGGCTTCTTCGCCGTCAACCCGGCGATGCCGGTGTTCGCGCGCCTGTTCAAGACAGGGCAGGCAGCGGTGGTGCATGCTGCCGCGACCGGCTATCGCGACCGCTCGCATTTCGACGGCCAGGATGTGCTGGAGAGCGGCCTGCCAGGGCCTGGCAACGCCACCACGGGATGGCTCAACCGGGCGCTCGCCAGCCTACCGACCGGTGACAGGATAGCGAAAGCCGGCGGGCTGGCGGTCGGGCCATCGACGCCGCTGGTGATCCGCGGTGCCGCCCCCGTGCTCGGCTGGGCGCCGCAGGCCTTGCCGGCACCCGGCGACGCGCTGGCGGCGCGCGTGCTCGACCTCTACAACCACCGCGATCCGGTGCTGGCGGCAGCGCTGCAGAAAGGCCTCGACGCCGACCGGATGGCGGCGAGCGACCAGCTCGATGGTGAGACGATGAAGCCGAAAGGCGGCCTCGACAATGCCGCCGGCATGCGGCAGTCGGCACAGGGCGCGGCGAAGCTGATGGCAGCCGACGACGGACCGCGCATCGCGGCGCTCGCCTTCGACGGCTGGGACACGCATGTCAATGAAGGCGGCGCCACCGGTCGGCTGGCCAATTTGCTCGGCGGCCTCGACGGCGCCTTCGAAGAATTCCAGCAAGGGCTTGGCGAGCGCTGGCAGGACACGGCGATCGTCGCCATCACCGAGTTCGGGCGCACGGCCCGCATCAACGGCACGGTGGGGACCGATCACGGCACCGGCACGGTGGTGCTGCTTGCCGGCGGCGCGATCAAGGGCGGCCGCGTCATCGCCGACTGGCCCGGCCTGAAGCCGGCTCAGCTTTATGAACAGCGCGACCTCGCCCCGACAAGCGATGTGCGGGCGGTGCTGAAGGGGCTGCTTGCCGATCAGTTCGGGCTCTCGGCCGCGGTGCTTGGCGACAAGGTGTTTCCGGATTCGGCGCTGGTGTCGCCGATGCGGGGTTTGGTGGTGTGA
- a CDS encoding GCG_CRPN prefix-to-repeats domain-containing protein, protein MLTKYFLPFALAAGTLMLSGAGSQAMPMAKPNAAPLPVETVGWRCGPGWHVNRWGRCVPNGRVAIRPVRHWHPGFWAHHRWHPGYWGY, encoded by the coding sequence TTGCTTACCAAATATTTTCTACCGTTCGCGCTGGCGGCGGGGACATTGATGCTGTCCGGCGCCGGCTCGCAGGCCATGCCGATGGCCAAGCCCAACGCTGCGCCGCTGCCAGTCGAAACCGTCGGCTGGCGCTGCGGTCCGGGCTGGCACGTGAACCGCTGGGGCAGATGCGTGCCGAACGGTCGCGTGGCCATCCGCCCCGTGCGCCATTGGCATCCCGGCTTCTGGGCGCATCACCGCTGGCACCCGGGTTATTGGGGCTATTGA
- a CDS encoding indolepyruvate oxidoreductase subunit beta family protein has translation MLDHNAVLRPKAGASEDEPVIKLAVLAVGGQGGGVLADWITDVAERSGYIAQSTSVAGVAQRTGATIYYVEMARDTGRLPVFALSPSQGDVDILIAAELMEAGRAIIRGFVTPERTTLIASSHRIAAVSEKIEPGDGRASSEKVHATAQAAAKRFIAFDMEKIAAENGTMISASLLGALAGSDALPFTRERYEQAIGAGGRGVGPSLAAFGAAYDRARGITAAPAGDKTAKPAAGEPKSTAKVSGPETLLKGWQGLAARVAALPEPVRDMAERGLKKVVDYQDIAYGGEYLDRLGRGVALDSAERGYALSIAAAKHLANAMCYDDMIRVADLKTRSTRDKRVRNEVGVKDGTVLQVTEYFHPRIEEFCGTLPVGLGSYIENRPKLAAFLDRRINRGRHIRTDSFAGFAALWFIGGLRRWRRRLLRHKVEAEHLERWYDLALDHAPKDYVLAVEILNCRRLIKGYSDTHARAQSKFDRVLSALPMLKGRADAADWIRRLREAALKDEKGDMLDGALKTVATLGEDVAR, from the coding sequence ATGCTTGACCACAACGCCGTATTGCGCCCCAAGGCCGGCGCCAGCGAAGACGAGCCAGTGATTAAACTCGCCGTGCTTGCCGTCGGCGGCCAGGGCGGCGGTGTGCTCGCCGACTGGATCACCGACGTCGCCGAGCGCAGCGGCTACATCGCGCAATCGACGTCCGTTGCAGGTGTCGCCCAGCGCACTGGCGCGACGATCTATTACGTCGAGATGGCCCGCGACACCGGCCGGCTGCCGGTCTTCGCGTTGTCGCCCTCGCAGGGCGATGTCGATATCCTGATCGCCGCCGAGCTTATGGAGGCCGGCCGCGCCATCATCAGGGGATTCGTGACGCCCGAGCGCACGACGCTCATCGCCTCCTCGCACCGCATCGCCGCCGTCTCGGAAAAGATCGAGCCGGGCGACGGCCGCGCCTCCTCGGAAAAGGTGCACGCGACGGCGCAAGCGGCGGCCAAGCGCTTCATCGCCTTCGACATGGAAAAGATCGCGGCCGAGAACGGCACCATGATCTCGGCCAGCCTGCTCGGCGCGCTGGCCGGCTCGGATGCGCTGCCGTTCACGCGCGAGAGGTACGAGCAGGCGATCGGCGCCGGCGGCCGTGGCGTCGGGCCAAGCCTCGCCGCCTTCGGCGCGGCTTACGATCGCGCGCGTGGGATTACGGCTGCGCCCGCCGGCGATAAGACAGCGAAGCCTGCTGCTGGCGAACCCAAGTCGACGGCGAAGGTCAGCGGACCGGAAACCCTCCTTAAGGGCTGGCAGGGGCTTGCCGCTCGGGTCGCGGCGCTCCCGGAGCCCGTGCGCGACATGGCCGAGCGCGGGCTGAAGAAGGTCGTCGATTACCAGGACATCGCCTATGGCGGCGAATACCTCGACCGGTTGGGCAGGGGGGTGGCGCTGGACAGTGCGGAGCGCGGTTATGCGCTGTCGATCGCCGCGGCAAAGCACCTCGCCAACGCCATGTGCTACGACGACATGATCCGCGTCGCGGATTTGAAGACTCGCTCGACGCGAGACAAGCGGGTGCGCAACGAGGTCGGCGTCAAGGACGGTACGGTCCTGCAGGTGACCGAATATTTCCATCCGCGCATCGAGGAGTTCTGCGGCACGCTGCCGGTGGGCCTTGGCAGCTACATCGAGAACCGGCCGAAGCTCGCCGCCTTCCTCGACCGCCGCATCAACCGCGGTCGCCACATCCGCACCGACAGCTTTGCCGGCTTTGCAGCTTTGTGGTTCATCGGCGGCCTGCGCCGATGGCGCCGCCGCCTGCTGCGCCACAAGGTCGAAGCCGAGCATCTGGAGCGCTGGTACGATCTGGCGCTTGACCACGCGCCGAAGGACTATGTGCTTGCTGTCGAAATCCTCAACTGCCGCCGGCTGATCAAGGGCTACAGCGACACCCATGCCCGCGCCCAGTCGAAATTCGACCGCGTGCTCTCGGCGCTGCCCATGCTCAAGGGCCGCGCCGACGCCGCCGACTGGATCCGCCGCCTGCGCGAGGCGGCGCTGAAGGACGAAAAGGGCGACATGCTGGACGGCGCGCTGAAGACCGTGGCGACGCTTGGCGAAGACGTCGCTCGATAA
- a CDS encoding indolepyruvate ferredoxin oxidoreductase subunit alpha: MAERSFAREVEKLRLGAGQEFAGEGILAITKALLQCGVGYVGGYQGAPISHLMDVLADAQDILGELGVHFEASASEATATAMLAASVHYPIRGAATFKSTVGTNVASDALANLASGGVTGGALIIVGEDYGEGSSIMQERSHAFAMKSQVWLLDPRPNLPSIVKAVEDGFELSEVSNTPVMLQVRIRCCHVHGHFIAKDNKRPPMSVADALEAPRRDTGRIVLPPASFLHEKEKVAKRWPAAVDFIKSRKINEIFGSDHGSVGIVMQGGMYNSVIRALQRLGLADTYGDTEVPLYVLNAVYPLVDDEFLSFCEGKQAVLVVEEGQPNYIEQAFAAMLHKAGRGTRLVGKEHLPMAGEYTGQVMLDGIGSFLRTNAPHLLPGEVRAPNKLGEGVDTADLINVVPGRPPGFCIGCPERPIFAATKLVEQELGKHHIASDIGCHLFSIMPPFELGATTMGYGLGPASASAFNSPEAKRRSISFVGDGGFWHNGLTSSIGNAVFNKNDGVIVIVDNFYSAATGGQDILSSRANNRTKSTKHPIDEAVKGMGVKWLRHIDRTYDVGKMQAALREALTTEEKGPKVIVASSECMLNRQRREKPLIDKAIEGGARIVKPKFGVDEDICTGDHACMRLSGCPSLSVKSLDDPLRDDPVASIDENCVGCGNCGEVADAAVLCPSFYRADVVHNPSRWDRFLESTRRAVIGLLQRRRESRRLMFADA, from the coding sequence ATGGCCGAACGGTCTTTTGCCAGGGAAGTCGAAAAGCTGAGGCTCGGCGCCGGGCAGGAATTCGCCGGCGAGGGCATCCTCGCCATCACCAAGGCGCTGCTGCAATGCGGCGTCGGCTATGTCGGCGGCTACCAGGGCGCGCCGATCAGCCACCTGATGGACGTGCTGGCCGACGCGCAGGATATTCTGGGCGAGCTCGGCGTGCATTTCGAGGCGAGCGCTTCGGAGGCGACAGCCACCGCCATGCTTGCCGCCTCGGTGCACTACCCGATCCGCGGTGCCGCCACCTTCAAGTCGACAGTCGGCACCAATGTCGCTTCCGATGCGCTCGCCAATCTGGCGTCCGGCGGCGTCACCGGCGGCGCGCTGATCATCGTCGGCGAGGACTATGGCGAGGGCTCCTCGATCATGCAGGAGCGCAGCCATGCCTTCGCGATGAAGAGCCAGGTCTGGCTGCTCGACCCGCGCCCCAACCTGCCTTCGATCGTCAAGGCGGTCGAGGACGGTTTCGAGCTGTCCGAAGTCTCCAATACGCCTGTCATGCTGCAGGTGCGCATCCGCTGCTGCCACGTCCATGGCCACTTCATCGCCAAGGACAACAAGCGCCCGCCAATGTCGGTGGCCGATGCACTGGAAGCGCCGCGCCGCGACACCGGCCGCATCGTGCTGCCGCCCGCCTCCTTCCTGCATGAGAAGGAAAAGGTTGCGAAGCGCTGGCCGGCGGCGGTGGACTTCATCAAAAGCCGCAAGATCAACGAGATCTTCGGCTCGGACCACGGCTCTGTCGGCATCGTCATGCAGGGCGGCATGTATAATTCGGTGATCCGCGCGCTGCAGAGGCTCGGCCTTGCCGACACTTATGGCGACACCGAGGTGCCGCTCTACGTGCTCAACGCCGTCTATCCGCTGGTCGACGACGAGTTCCTGTCCTTCTGCGAGGGCAAGCAGGCGGTGCTGGTCGTCGAGGAAGGCCAGCCCAATTACATCGAGCAGGCCTTTGCCGCCATGCTGCACAAGGCCGGCCGCGGCACCAGGCTGGTCGGCAAGGAACATCTGCCGATGGCCGGCGAGTACACCGGCCAGGTCATGCTCGACGGCATCGGCTCCTTCCTGCGCACCAACGCCCCGCATCTTTTGCCGGGCGAGGTGCGTGCGCCGAACAAGCTGGGCGAGGGCGTCGACACCGCGGACCTGATCAACGTCGTGCCGGGCCGCCCGCCGGGCTTCTGCATCGGCTGTCCGGAGCGGCCGATCTTTGCCGCAACGAAGCTGGTCGAGCAGGAACTCGGCAAGCACCACATCGCGTCCGACATCGGCTGCCATCTGTTCTCGATCATGCCGCCCTTCGAGCTCGGCGCCACCACTATGGGCTATGGGCTGGGCCCGGCTTCGGCCTCGGCCTTCAATTCGCCCGAAGCAAAACGCCGCTCGATCTCCTTCGTCGGCGATGGCGGCTTCTGGCACAACGGCCTGACCTCCTCGATCGGCAATGCGGTGTTCAACAAGAACGATGGCGTCATCGTCATCGTCGACAATTTCTATTCGGCCGCCACCGGCGGCCAGGACATTCTTTCATCCCGCGCCAACAATCGCACCAAGTCGACCAAGCATCCGATCGATGAAGCGGTGAAAGGCATGGGCGTCAAATGGCTGCGCCACATCGACCGCACCTATGATGTCGGCAAGATGCAAGCCGCGCTGCGCGAGGCGCTGACGACGGAGGAGAAGGGGCCGAAGGTCATCGTCGCCTCGTCGGAATGCATGCTCAACCGCCAGCGCCGGGAGAAGCCGCTGATCGACAAGGCGATCGAGGGAGGAGCGCGCATCGTCAAGCCGAAATTCGGCGTCGACGAGGATATCTGCACCGGTGACCACGCCTGCATGCGGCTTTCGGGCTGCCCGTCGCTGTCGGTGAAGTCGCTGGACGATCCGCTGCGCGACGATCCGGTTGCCTCGATTGACGAGAATTGCGTTGGCTGCGGCAATTGCGGCGAGGTGGCCGACGCCGCCGTGCTCTGCCCTTCTTTCTATCGCGCCGATGTCGTGCACAACCCAAGCCGCTGGGACCGCTTCCTGGAAAGCACGCGCCGCGCGGTGATTGGTCTCCTGCAGCGGCGCCGCGAGAGCCGCCGCCTGATGTTCGCCGATGCTTGA
- a CDS encoding MarR family winged helix-turn-helix transcriptional regulator: MDQKPLEKRQRISTLGQIGLQQFAPYLMNRIMGRYNATLREDFRKQGLTIPQVRTLAVLSVTDGITVNDLSVYTVIEQSTLSRTLDTLEGQGLVRREQGVSDSRFRHVFLTDDGRALFTRAWPAMHDAFEAMFDGIDDAEYAALIATLQKMLKNIRKHEI; the protein is encoded by the coding sequence ATGGATCAGAAGCCGCTCGAGAAGCGCCAGCGCATCTCGACCCTCGGCCAGATCGGCCTGCAGCAATTCGCGCCCTATCTGATGAACCGCATCATGGGCCGCTACAACGCCACGCTGCGCGAGGATTTTCGCAAGCAGGGCCTGACCATTCCGCAGGTCCGCACGCTGGCCGTGCTGTCGGTCACCGACGGCATCACCGTCAACGATCTCTCGGTCTACACGGTGATCGAGCAATCGACGCTCAGCCGCACGCTCGATACGCTGGAAGGGCAGGGGCTGGTGCGGCGCGAGCAGGGCGTCAGCGACAGCCGCTTCCGCCACGTATTCCTGACCGATGACGGGCGGGCATTGTTCACCCGCGCCTGGCCGGCCATGCACGACGCTTTCGAGGCGATGTTCGACGGCATCGACGACGCCGAATATGCCGCGCTGATCGCTACGCTGCAGAAGATGCTGAAGAACATCCGCAAGCACGAGATTTAG
- a CDS encoding phytoene desaturase family protein: protein MSDVDHIIVGSGINALVCAAMLGAKGAKVLVLERNDRVGGCMRTEEITAPGFVHDVMATTFVLFITSPAYAALGKDLARHGLEFCHTATPTGVLRPDGSHAVLTTDRAANIAALNKIASGDGDRHGRDVGDIKRNAGLLFGLLGGALWSYPTTKLMASEAWRRGPRNLAAFLGEALVPARGWLETAYTSDTVRALWAPWVLHAGLGPEDAFSGQIAKVIAFALEAAGAPIVKGGAKNLLAAFQALIRERGGGIRVNADVASIVQGGGRATGVRLASGETINAIKSVICSVTPTQLYGRLLGKDAPEDAAKATQNYRYGKGNFQIHYALDKPPAWRGEGLDKVALLHLTPGLDGVSKACNEAVRGLLPEVPTICVGQPHALDPSRCPEGKAILWLQLPEAPRYIKGDAAGKLEAPADGRWTEPLREAYADRVEAILANHIDGFRETVIARRACSPADLEAMNINLVGGDPYGGSSTIDQSFLWRPFKASRNHETGIKGLYHIGASTHPGAGLGGGSGFLLARRL from the coding sequence ATGAGCGATGTCGATCACATCATCGTCGGCAGCGGCATCAACGCCCTGGTCTGCGCGGCGATGCTTGGCGCCAAAGGCGCCAAAGTGCTCGTGCTCGAGCGCAACGACCGCGTCGGCGGCTGCATGCGCACGGAGGAGATCACGGCGCCCGGCTTCGTCCACGATGTGATGGCGACGACCTTCGTGCTGTTCATCACCTCGCCGGCCTATGCGGCGCTCGGCAAGGACCTGGCGCGGCACGGGCTGGAGTTCTGCCATACCGCGACGCCCACCGGCGTGCTCAGGCCTGACGGCAGCCATGCCGTGCTCACCACCGACCGCGCCGCCAACATCGCGGCGCTGAACAAGATCGCATCAGGCGACGGCGACCGCCACGGCCGCGATGTCGGCGACATAAAGCGCAATGCCGGCCTGCTCTTCGGCCTGCTTGGCGGCGCGCTGTGGTCTTATCCAACGACGAAGCTGATGGCCAGCGAGGCCTGGCGGCGCGGGCCGCGCAATCTCGCCGCCTTTCTCGGCGAGGCGTTGGTACCCGCGCGGGGCTGGCTAGAAACGGCTTACACATCCGACACCGTCCGCGCGCTGTGGGCGCCCTGGGTGCTGCATGCCGGCCTCGGACCGGAAGACGCCTTTTCCGGCCAGATCGCCAAGGTTATTGCCTTCGCGTTGGAGGCCGCCGGCGCGCCGATCGTCAAGGGCGGCGCGAAAAACCTGCTTGCCGCTTTCCAGGCGCTGATCCGCGAGCGCGGCGGCGGCATCCGCGTCAATGCCGACGTCGCCTCGATAGTCCAGGGCGGCGGCCGTGCCACCGGTGTGCGGCTCGCCTCAGGCGAAACGATCAACGCCATCAAGAGCGTCATCTGCTCGGTCACCCCGACCCAGCTCTATGGCCGCCTGCTCGGCAAGGATGCGCCCGAGGACGCAGCCAAGGCCACGCAGAACTATCGCTACGGCAAAGGCAATTTCCAGATCCACTATGCCTTGGACAAGCCGCCGGCCTGGCGCGGCGAGGGCCTCGACAAGGTGGCGCTGCTGCATCTGACGCCAGGCCTCGACGGCGTCTCCAAGGCCTGCAACGAGGCGGTGCGCGGCCTGCTGCCGGAAGTGCCGACCATCTGCGTCGGCCAGCCGCACGCACTCGATCCGTCGCGCTGCCCTGAGGGCAAGGCGATCCTGTGGCTGCAACTGCCGGAGGCGCCGCGCTATATCAAGGGCGATGCCGCCGGCAAGCTCGAAGCGCCGGCCGACGGACGCTGGACCGAACCCTTGCGCGAGGCCTATGCCGACCGGGTCGAGGCGATCCTAGCCAATCATATCGATGGCTTCCGCGAGACGGTCATCGCGCGCCGCGCCTGTTCGCCGGCCGATCTCGAAGCCATGAACATCAACCTGGTCGGCGGCGATCCCTATGGCGGCTCTTCCACCATCGACCAGTCCTTCCTGTGGCGGCCGTTCAAGGCGAGCCGCAACCACGAGACCGGCATCAAGGGCCTCTACCATATCGGCGCCTCCACCCACCCCGGCGCCGGCCTCGGCGGCGGCTCCGGCTTTCTCCTGGCGAGGAGGCTCTGA
- a CDS encoding cyclase family protein: MDTQELLGEVAGQLLSGAIKVVDLSAPLGPDTPLIKLPPELAVDTPKVEIHAISRYDKNGPWWAWNWLKLGEHSGTHFDAPQHWITGKDYPDGATDTIPAQNFVGPVNVIDCSKEAAADHDFLLTVDHIKAWEAEHGAINPGEWVVMRTDWYKRNGSEAEFLNANETGPHTPGPTAEAIQFLIGKDIKGWGSETIGTDAGKAGGMEPPFPAHTLMHKANRYGLASLCNLDQLPPKGAILIAAPLKIEHGTGSPIRALALVPRG, from the coding sequence ATGGACACGCAAGAACTCCTCGGCGAGGTCGCCGGCCAGCTGCTTTCGGGCGCCATCAAGGTGGTCGACCTGTCGGCGCCGCTCGGGCCGGATACGCCGCTGATCAAGCTGCCGCCGGAACTCGCCGTCGACACGCCGAAGGTCGAGATCCACGCCATCTCCAGATACGACAAGAACGGTCCGTGGTGGGCCTGGAACTGGCTGAAGCTCGGCGAGCATTCGGGCACGCATTTCGACGCACCGCAGCATTGGATCACCGGCAAGGACTATCCGGACGGCGCCACCGACACCATTCCGGCGCAGAATTTCGTCGGCCCGGTCAATGTCATCGACTGCTCCAAGGAAGCCGCCGCCGATCACGATTTCCTGCTCACCGTGGACCACATCAAGGCCTGGGAAGCAGAGCATGGCGCCATCAACCCGGGCGAATGGGTGGTGATGCGCACCGACTGGTACAAGCGCAACGGCTCGGAGGCCGAGTTTCTCAACGCCAACGAGACCGGCCCGCACACGCCTGGCCCAACGGCGGAAGCCATCCAGTTCCTGATCGGCAAGGACATCAAGGGCTGGGGCTCGGAGACGATCGGCACCGATGCCGGCAAGGCCGGCGGCATGGAACCGCCGTTCCCGGCGCATACGCTGATGCACAAGGCCAACCGCTATGGTCTGGCCAGCCTGTGCAACCTCGATCAACTGCCGCCGAAAGGCGCGATCCTGATCGCTGCCCCACTCAAGATCGAGCACGGCACCGGCAGCCCGATCCGCGCGCTGGCGCTGGTGCCACGAGGCTAA
- a CDS encoding phytoene desaturase family protein: protein MSEFDAIFVGAGHNSLACAAHLALKGWKTAVFERGATIGGAVRTAEYTLPGFRHDFGAMNLSLFAGSAFHRKYANELKSHGLEFAPVADCFASAFPDGKWFGVSNDLEKTASRLAAFSAADAATWRKLVGAFPGEAEHLFRLLGSPMSVRALAGTAWNLWRKKGIAGALDTARLLLSSPRAWLDENFETPHVRATLAAWGMHLDFAPDIAGGAVFPYLESMANQRFGMVLGKGGADTIIRALAGMLKAAGGKIITGAEVSEITVAGGKATGVRLASGDFHAASKAVIAGVAPKALAGKLLPGGSGDAGFDAAMKTFRHAPGTMMIHLALDDLPDWRAGAELRQFAYVHLAPSLDTMSRTYQQAVAGLLPDEPVLVVGQPTAVDPSRAPVGKHVLWVQVRMLPAEILGDAAGKIEPAPWDIVKDAYAERVLDIIEAYAPGLRRRILGRAVFSPLDLERENPNLVGGDQICGSHYLAQNFLFRPARGFARWNTPVANLYLTGAATWPGAGTGSASGYMLAQQLGGN, encoded by the coding sequence GTGAGCGAGTTCGACGCCATCTTTGTCGGAGCGGGCCATAACAGTCTGGCTTGCGCCGCGCATCTGGCGCTCAAAGGCTGGAAAACCGCGGTTTTTGAACGCGGTGCAACAATCGGCGGCGCCGTCAGGACGGCGGAATATACGCTTCCCGGCTTCCGGCACGATTTCGGCGCGATGAATCTGAGCCTGTTCGCCGGCTCGGCCTTCCACCGGAAATATGCAAATGAATTGAAAAGCCACGGGCTGGAATTCGCCCCGGTGGCCGATTGTTTCGCCAGCGCCTTCCCGGACGGGAAATGGTTCGGCGTCAGCAACGACCTGGAAAAGACCGCGTCGCGGCTGGCCGCCTTCTCGGCGGCGGACGCGGCCACATGGCGTAAGCTGGTCGGTGCTTTTCCGGGGGAAGCGGAGCATTTGTTCCGCCTGCTGGGTTCGCCGATGAGCGTGCGCGCGCTCGCCGGCACGGCATGGAATCTCTGGCGCAAGAAGGGCATTGCCGGCGCGCTCGATACGGCGCGCCTGCTGTTGTCCTCGCCTCGCGCCTGGCTGGATGAAAATTTCGAGACGCCGCATGTCAGGGCGACGCTCGCCGCCTGGGGCATGCATCTCGATTTCGCGCCCGACATCGCCGGCGGCGCCGTGTTCCCCTATCTGGAATCGATGGCTAACCAGAGGTTCGGCATGGTGCTCGGCAAAGGCGGCGCCGATACCATCATCCGGGCGCTTGCCGGCATGCTCAAGGCGGCCGGCGGCAAGATCATAACAGGCGCGGAGGTGTCGGAGATCACGGTTGCCGGCGGAAAGGCGACGGGCGTGCGGCTGGCTTCCGGCGATTTTCATGCCGCCAGCAAGGCCGTCATTGCCGGCGTCGCGCCCAAGGCTCTGGCGGGCAAGCTTCTGCCCGGCGGATCGGGCGATGCCGGCTTCGATGCGGCGATGAAGACATTCCGCCACGCGCCGGGCACGATGATGATCCATCTGGCGCTGGACGACCTGCCGGACTGGCGCGCCGGCGCCGAGCTTCGCCAATTCGCCTATGTGCATCTGGCACCGTCGCTCGATACGATGTCGCGCACCTATCAGCAAGCGGTTGCGGGCCTGTTGCCGGACGAGCCGGTGCTGGTCGTCGGCCAGCCGACGGCGGTCGATCCGTCGCGGGCGCCCGTCGGCAAGCACGTGCTGTGGGTGCAGGTGCGCATGCTGCCTGCCGAAATCCTTGGCGATGCTGCAGGAAAGATCGAGCCTGCCCCTTGGGATATAGTCAAGGATGCCTATGCCGAGCGCGTGCTCGACATTATTGAGGCCTATGCGCCAGGATTGAGGCGGAGGATTCTCGGCCGAGCGGTCTTCTCGCCGCTCGACCTCGAGCGCGAGAATCCGAACCTGGTCGGCGGCGACCAGATCTGCGGCAGCCATTACCTGGCGCAGAATTTTCTGTTTCGCCCGGCGCGCGGCTTTGCGCGCTGGAACACGCCGGTCGCCAACCTCTACCTCACCGGCGCCGCGACATGGCCCGGCGCTGGCACGGGTTCTGCGTCCGGCTACATGCTCGCCCAACAGCTCGGAGGGAATTAG